The following coding sequences lie in one Fusarium poae strain DAOMC 252244 chromosome 1, whole genome shotgun sequence genomic window:
- a CDS encoding hypothetical protein (BUSCO:23201at5125), protein MATNVVVIASDLRRATIKVTPGTYLIDVLEEACRRLNLSSDKYLVKHRQKTVDLSIPFRASGLGPGAKLELVQKSKTPSAIQVALQVPHPEASEIPGGRLIQKFPSDLTIWKVLRQFESGEASNGKNINITARGVACMENGSGSGSGQLHYETPVLNIMGRELSSFTDFQKTLSQLGYNSGSVLIRLTYRQTDKTLFDAMTEISQFFNDTDEEYQKEEVPTTETEPVPTGEEIEKQEEHAPQETTESKMEDVQPEPSQEATSVQQEKGLETVTEDNMEVDSSQPNDPLAPVNVFLAPSGSTPAAALAPAPDTDFAPTIAHAQLHQARLQENSRNKRLLSDKELEEKAAVEAAKINAIKSILVKVRFPDNTSSDWQVSPSHTGRFLYDAVRHVMAHNDQPFHLVLPGTKIVIKDDLSSNNGLIKAYKMSGRTLINLVWDDTVPKAVRKEAFLKANVAQQGQQVKVPEPVTPNEKDEEESVARPAPAEKDEGSGDKVAKKIPKWLKLGKK, encoded by the exons ATGGCAACCAACGTCGTTGTGATAGCTTCCGACCTGCGCCGGGCTACTATCAAAGTTACACCTGGAACATATCTGATTGACGTATTAGAGGAAGCATGTCGAAGGCTTAACCTCTCTAGTGACAAGTATCTCGTCAA GCACCGACAAAAAACAGTCGACCTCTCTATCCCTTTTCGTGCTTCTGGTCTAGGTCCTGGCGCAAAGCTCGAGCTTGTGCAGAAGTCAAAAACACCTTCCGCCATTCAAGTCGCCCTTCAAGTTCCCCATCCTGAGGCTAGCGAAATACCAGGTGGAAGGCTGATCCAAAAATTCCCCAGCGATCTGACCATATGGAAGGTTTTGCGCCAATTCGAGAGTGGCGAGGCGAGTAATGGAAAGAACATCAATATCACTGCCCGCGGGGTTGCGTGTATGGAAAACGGCTCAGGAAGTGGCAGCGGGCAGTTGCATTACGAAACACCCGTCTTGAACATTATGGGCAGAGAACTCTCATCTTTCACAGACTTCCAGAAGACACTGTCACAACTAGGATACAACTCTGGAAGTGTTTTGATCAGATTGACCTATCGCCAGACGGACAAGACACTGTTCGACGCTATGACTGAAATCAGCCAATTCTTCAACGACACAGATGAAGAATACCAGAAGGAGGAGGTACCAACAACAGAGACCGAGCCTGTTCCAACGGGAGAAGAGATAGAAAAACAGGAAGAGCACGCACCGCAAGAGACAACCGAGTCAAAAATGGAGGATGTTCAGCCAGAGCCGTCTCAGGAGGCAACTTCTGTTCAACAGGAGAAAGGGCTTGAGACTGTTACAGAAGACAATATGGAAGTCGACTCTTCTCAACCTAATGATCCACTGGCACCTGTCAATGTCTTCCTGGCACCTTCAGGGTCAACACCCGCAGCAGCTTTGGCTCCTGCTCCCGATACAGACTTCGCTCCCACCATCGCGCATGCGCAACTGCACCAAGCTCGATTACAGGAAAACTCAAGAAACAAACGATTGCTCTCGGATAAGGAgttggaggagaaggctGCTGTAGAAGCCGCCAAGATCAACGCTATCAAATCCATTCTCGTCAAGGTCAGGTTCCCAGACAACACCAGTAGCGATTGGCAAGTGAGCCCGTCGCATACTGGAAGGTTCCTGTACGACGCTGTCCGACACGTCATGGCCCATAACGACCAACCCTTCCATCTAGTCCTCCCCGGAACCAAAATTGTAATCAAGGACGACCTTAGCTCCAACAATGGGCTAATAAAAGCCTATAAAATGTCGGGAAGAACTCTTATCAACTTGGTTTGGGACGATACGGTGCCAAAAGCTGTGCGGAAAGAAGCTTTCCTCAAGGCCAATGTAGCTCAACAGGGCCAACAAGTCAAGGTCCCCGAACCTGTCACTCCCAATGAGAAGGACGAGGAGGAGTCTGTGGCTCGGCCAGCGCCAGCAGAGAAGGATGAGGGATCTGGGGACAAGGTTGCGAAGAAAATACCCAAGTGGCTCAAGCTAGGAAAGAAATAG
- the RPL36 gene encoding 60S ribosomal protein L36 (BUSCO:58693at5125) gives MAADTPAKSGLAVGLNKGHKTTPRVVKPRVSRTKGHLSKRTAFVREVVKEVAGLAPYERRVIELLRNSKDKRARKLAKKRLGTFGRAKAKVDELQRVIAESRRAGH, from the exons ATGGCCGCTGATACCCCCGCGAAGTCCGGTCTGGCCGTTGGCCTCAACAAGGGCCAC AAAACCACCCCCCGTGTTGTCAAGCCCCGTGTTTCCCGAACCAAGGGTCACCTGAGCAAGCGCACTGCTTTCGTCCGCGAGGTTGTCAAGGAGGTTGCCGG CCTTGCTCCCTACGAGCGCCGAGTCATCGAGTTGCTCCGCAACTCCAAGGACAAGCGTGCCCGTAAGCTCGCCAAGAAGAGA CTCGGTACCTTCGGTCgtgccaaggccaaggtcgACGAGCTCCAGCGTGTCATCGCTGAGTCTCGCCGTGCTGGTCACTAA
- a CDS encoding hypothetical protein (SECRETED:SignalP(1-16)~BUSCO:54508at5125) — MHLGLVLLSALPTTWAAHAYAVPQSLSALESSAEDNGCTLPDTYHIRDFKAESKDGGKTLTVFDFTFLDEDTDLTTPCHKNSSSKPITGMGTDRFACDDRAVEFLWDGDYQKLWMMEKVCSQEDGSLPYEASGSVMLPLKCSRTGICTTNSTDHKAGFTSLQPSRQPPV; from the exons ATGCATCTCGGACTTGTTCTTCTCTCTGCTCTCCCTACTACATGGGCCGCTCATGCCTATGCAGTCCCTCAAAGCCTATCAGCCTTGGAAAGCAGCGCCGAGGACAACGGCTGCACACTGCCTGATACCTATCATATCCGCGACTTCAAGGCAGAGTCGAAGGATGGCGGCAAAACCCTCACTGTCTTCGACTTTACCTTCTTAGATGAAGACACGGATTTGACAACTCCTTGTCACAAGAACTCTTCTTCAAAGCCCATCACTGGGATGGGCACCGACCGATTCGCGTGTGATGACCGCGCTGTCGAGTTTCTGTGGGACGGCGACTATCAGAAGCTctggatgatggagaaggTCTGCAGTCAAGAGGATGG AAGCCTGCCATACGAGGCCAGCGGAAGCGTTATGCTCCCTCTCAAGTGTTCCAGGACCGGCATTTGCACAACCAACTCAACAGACCATAAGGCTGGTTTCACTAGCCTCCAGCCGTCCAGGCAGCCCCCAGTCTAG